A single window of Thalassomonas viridans DNA harbors:
- a CDS encoding type I polyketide synthase, with product MTELNTAQNIDEDIADSIAIIGLAGRFPKAESIAALWQMLCAGESGISIEARETDPEGWVPATANLENPGHFDADFFKLSPRDAAVIDPQQRCFLEVCHQALENAGYAPRQTQGKVGVYAGVSPSQYLFGSVLEDVNNHNALTLLNGSLPDQMATRVAWHLNLKGPAMTLATACSTSLVALSVAVQQLEGYHCDMALVGGSCLQLDEEDGYQHVEGGIFSQDGKCRPFDDDASGTVSGSGVAAVLLKRTAEALEDGDNIIAVIRSTALNNDGNEKIGYSAPSEQAQSDVIAEALTAAELSAQQIKYVEAHGTATRLGDPIELRALTQAYRDLDAGDGQTYLGSLKTNLGHLDAAAGITGLIKTALVLKHQLVPPMPLFRQANREFDLDASPFKVNNSLQELESSEEPLLAAVSSFGIGGTNAHVILQQAPKHGLESRETRKWQFFPVSAKNEAALAEQKSQLKTALVETGAEPADISKTLVFGRDKYECRSALVGDGQNLGAIDDARENKGGKIAFIFPGQGSQYRQMAYGLYREEAVFRRYFDEIAGYAGENQLDLAELVFHGSDDLLLAQTENTQPALFAVEYSLAKLLEHYGIKADAYLGHSLGEWVAATLSGVFSLRDAVYAVIRRGKLMASMARGQMLSVPASWQDIADLLPDTLDLAVENTKTSCVLSGENAAIEEARAILAEEGLTPKLLRTSHAYHSRMMTPVLAPFAEFLAGITFHPATTPWLSNVTGDWMDADQVATADYWCRHIRNTVLFADGLQRLQDENYICLELGPGQSFSRLLSSGGYPHTAAFMRPAKSALDDNQQFTRGMAELWVMGVEPDWSTWFSALEFNRISLPTYPFQRQEYWWGERKQKKLSVPKAELESPKSREVQSSADTLLLSVVDVFNKHFARRDIQESDNFFDLGGDSLLSISVLHDINHLAEVKITMEQFLASPEPEAIARLLEREAPETDSGGQDSLASLNLPAELQPVSATGNQAVDAVLVTGATGFWGIHLIHELLAETEQQVVCLIRAEDLNQARYKLQQKSQQYRLELVAHHPRLQVVLGDIALPDFGLDAEAFAALARSVGRIYHLGASVNHLYGYQALKAANVDSVLTCLKLAGCGRRKQLVFASSIAVYSNSAYLAESRVSEQAQLKNGEFSSGYGQSKWAAEQLIWQAEARGFDVLVLRAGNITGHSRIGLCSEKDALWALVKACLLLNAYPQEAGHMRVDMLPVDLVCRATRVLAESGTGQGIFHLVPEKHFTFDDLIVVLKDLGYPLQRLDIASWGERARSELTSEQARPLYRILEKEEDEAEVNKELAFDNRSLVAELDRLGLDAPQLTRGILTNYINQFIRGGFFPGAVVQGAKDVSGPVAELTEKE from the coding sequence ATGACAGAATTAAACACAGCGCAGAACATAGACGAGGATATTGCCGACAGCATAGCCATTATCGGCCTGGCGGGGCGTTTTCCCAAGGCGGAATCGATAGCGGCCCTCTGGCAGATGTTGTGCGCCGGGGAGTCGGGGATCAGTATCGAAGCCAGGGAAACAGACCCCGAAGGCTGGGTGCCCGCCACCGCCAACCTGGAAAATCCGGGCCATTTCGATGCGGATTTCTTTAAGTTATCCCCCCGGGATGCGGCGGTGATCGACCCCCAGCAAAGATGTTTTTTAGAGGTTTGCCACCAGGCGCTGGAAAATGCTGGTTATGCCCCCCGGCAAACCCAAGGTAAGGTCGGGGTTTATGCCGGGGTCAGCCCGAGCCAGTATCTGTTTGGCTCCGTGCTGGAGGACGTCAACAACCATAACGCCCTGACCCTGCTGAACGGCTCGCTGCCGGACCAGATGGCGACCCGGGTGGCCTGGCATCTGAACCTTAAAGGCCCGGCGATGACGCTGGCCACCGCCTGTTCCACCTCTCTGGTGGCGCTGTCGGTGGCAGTACAGCAGCTGGAAGGCTACCACTGCGACATGGCCCTGGTGGGGGGCAGCTGTTTGCAGCTGGACGAAGAGGACGGCTACCAGCATGTGGAAGGGGGCATCTTTTCACAGGACGGCAAGTGCCGCCCGTTTGACGATGACGCCTCCGGCACGGTTTCCGGCAGCGGTGTGGCGGCGGTATTGCTGAAACGCACTGCCGAAGCGCTGGAAGACGGCGATAATATCATTGCCGTGATCCGCAGCACCGCCCTGAATAACGACGGCAATGAAAAAATCGGTTATTCGGCGCCGAGCGAGCAGGCGCAAAGCGACGTGATTGCAGAAGCGCTGACCGCAGCCGAATTGTCGGCACAGCAGATCAAATATGTCGAAGCCCACGGCACCGCCACCCGGCTCGGGGACCCGATAGAGCTCAGGGCCTTGACCCAGGCCTACCGGGATCTGGATGCCGGTGACGGCCAGACCTACCTGGGGTCGCTGAAAACCAACCTGGGTCACCTGGATGCGGCGGCGGGCATTACCGGGCTGATCAAAACGGCGCTGGTGCTTAAGCATCAACTGGTGCCGCCTATGCCGCTGTTCAGGCAGGCCAACCGGGAATTTGATCTCGATGCCAGCCCGTTTAAGGTCAACAACAGCTTGCAGGAGCTGGAGAGCAGCGAAGAGCCGTTATTGGCGGCGGTCAGTTCTTTCGGCATAGGCGGCACTAATGCCCATGTGATTTTGCAGCAGGCGCCAAAGCACGGACTTGAGAGCCGGGAAACCAGAAAGTGGCAGTTTTTCCCGGTAAGCGCGAAAAATGAAGCGGCGTTGGCGGAGCAGAAAAGCCAGCTGAAAACAGCACTGGTGGAAACAGGGGCAGAACCTGCGGATATCAGTAAAACTTTAGTGTTCGGCCGGGACAAATACGAATGCCGCAGCGCCTTAGTGGGAGACGGACAAAACCTGGGCGCCATCGACGATGCCAGGGAAAACAAGGGCGGGAAAATTGCCTTTATCTTCCCCGGTCAGGGAAGTCAGTACCGGCAGATGGCCTATGGCCTGTACCGCGAGGAAGCCGTATTCCGCCGTTATTTCGATGAAATTGCCGGCTATGCCGGTGAAAATCAGCTGGATCTGGCCGAGCTGGTTTTTCACGGCAGCGACGACCTGCTGTTGGCGCAAACCGAGAATACCCAACCGGCGCTGTTCGCGGTGGAATACAGCCTGGCGAAACTGCTGGAGCATTACGGCATTAAAGCCGATGCCTACCTGGGACATAGCCTGGGGGAATGGGTGGCGGCCACCCTGTCCGGCGTTTTCAGCCTGCGGGATGCGGTTTATGCCGTGATCCGGCGGGGCAAACTGATGGCTTCCATGGCCAGGGGCCAGATGTTATCTGTGCCGGCATCCTGGCAGGATATCGCTGACTTGTTGCCGGATACTTTAGATCTGGCGGTGGAAAATACCAAGACCAGCTGTGTGCTTTCCGGCGAGAACGCCGCGATCGAAGAGGCCAGGGCAATATTGGCGGAGGAGGGCTTAACCCCTAAGCTGCTGCGCACTTCCCATGCCTACCATAGCCGCATGATGACGCCGGTACTGGCGCCTTTTGCCGAGTTTTTGGCCGGCATCACTTTCCATCCGGCGACGACTCCCTGGTTATCCAATGTGACCGGTGACTGGATGGATGCCGATCAGGTCGCAACCGCGGATTACTGGTGCCGTCATATCCGCAATACCGTCTTGTTTGCCGACGGCCTGCAGCGTTTGCAGGATGAAAATTACATTTGTCTGGAGCTGGGACCGGGACAAAGTTTTAGCCGTTTACTCAGCTCCGGCGGCTATCCCCACACGGCAGCCTTTATGCGCCCGGCAAAATCCGCACTGGACGATAACCAGCAGTTTACCCGCGGCATGGCAGAATTATGGGTCATGGGAGTCGAGCCGGACTGGAGCACCTGGTTCAGCGCCCTTGAGTTTAACCGGATTTCCTTGCCCACATATCCGTTCCAGCGCCAGGAATACTGGTGGGGGGAGCGTAAGCAGAAAAAGCTATCCGTACCTAAAGCCGAACTGGAAAGTCCTAAAAGCCGGGAAGTCCAATCGTCAGCTGATACTTTGCTTTTATCTGTGGTGGATGTCTTTAACAAGCACTTTGCCCGCCGGGATATCCAGGAGTCGGATAATTTCTTTGATTTAGGCGGCGATTCCCTGCTGAGCATCAGTGTTTTGCACGATATCAACCACCTGGCCGAGGTGAAAATTACCATGGAGCAGTTTCTGGCCTCTCCCGAGCCAGAGGCTATTGCCCGGCTGTTGGAGAGGGAAGCGCCGGAAACCGACTCTGGCGGACAGGATTCTCTGGCTAGCTTGAATCTGCCTGCCGAACTCCAGCCCGTATCTGCAACCGGCAACCAGGCTGTGGATGCCGTGCTGGTAACCGGGGCCACCGGGTTCTGGGGCATTCACCTTATCCACGAATTGCTGGCGGAGACCGAGCAACAGGTGGTGTGCCTGATCCGCGCCGAAGATCTGAACCAGGCCAGGTATAAACTGCAACAAAAATCGCAGCAATACCGGCTGGAACTTGTCGCCCATCATCCCAGGTTGCAGGTGGTACTGGGGGATATTGCCCTGCCAGATTTTGGCCTGGACGCGGAAGCATTTGCCGCATTAGCCCGCAGTGTCGGGCGTATCTATCACCTGGGAGCCAGCGTCAACCATTTATACGGTTACCAGGCCCTTAAGGCCGCCAATGTCGACAGTGTGCTTACCTGTCTGAAGCTGGCGGGATGCGGCAGGCGCAAGCAGCTGGTGTTTGCTTCGTCTATCGCCGTTTATTCCAACTCGGCGTATCTGGCAGAGAGCCGGGTGAGCGAGCAGGCGCAACTGAAAAACGGTGAATTCAGTTCCGGTTACGGACAAAGCAAGTGGGCTGCGGAGCAGCTTATCTGGCAGGCCGAGGCCCGGGGCTTTGACGTGCTGGTGCTCAGGGCGGGCAATATTACCGGCCATAGCCGTATCGGCTTATGTAGCGAAAAAGACGCCCTGTGGGCCCTGGTTAAGGCCTGTTTGCTGCTAAATGCCTATCCGCAGGAAGCGGGTCATATGCGGGTGGATATGCTGCCGGTGGATCTGGTTTGCCGGGCCACCCGGGTATTGGCGGAAAGTGGGACCGGGCAGGGGATTTTCCATCTGGTGCCCGAAAAGCACTTTACCTTTGATGACCTGATTGTCGTATTAAAAGATCTGGGCTATCCGTTGCAGCGCCTCGACATAGCCAGCTGGGGTGAGCGTGCCAGGAGTGAGCTGACAAGCGAGCAGGCACGGCCCCTCTACCGGATTTTAGAAAAAGAAGAAGACGAAGCCGAAGTCAATAAAGAGCTGGCTTTTGACAACCGTAGCCTGGTGGCGGAACTGGACAGGCTTGGCCTGGATGCGCCGCAACTGACCCGGGGCATTTTAACCAACTATATCAATCAATTTATCCGGGGAGGATTTTTTCCCGGCGCGGTAGTGCAGGGGGCAAAAGATGTCTCAGGCCCGGTCGCTGAGCTGACAGAAAAGGAGTAG